ttgaacaagttttcaatgaacataatgttttaattcaattaccAAAAGATGGTGAAGGTAAAGTTAAATTCATTGGtgataagaaaaaaattcctGGTGCTCAAGCTTCTGCCAAAAAAACCACATCTCAATATAAAGTTGAAATTTTGGATATGTCTAAAGCTCATAAAGGAAATTTGAAACATGTTAAAGCTGTTGCTTCTGTTTTAACCAAGACTGGTgtttttgatgaaattgcCAAGACCAATGATGTGACCATTCATGTTCCATCCAATAAAGATCTTGTAACTAGTGCTACAATTCctattgaaattgtttccaaaaatgatgatgaacaCATTAAAATTGCCAAGAAGGCAATTGTTAATCAAGTTAATAAAATTACTCCTGATTTGACtaaaaatattgaagatattgatgaatttttattgaataaagTTGATGAAACCATTAAAGATATTTCTAAACAACAAAGTGTTGAATATGTTATATTGGGTAAAATCATCactttatttaattttcaacaatCTAATGAAGATGCTgaagattttgatgatgttaGTGATCCCGATTCTGCATTTAAGAAAGTTGATGAAgctttaaataaattaagaGAATTAGCAACAAACTTGACTAATGTCACTTTATCGATCACATCAAAGGAACAAGATCAAATTTCTGGTCCAAGAGGAACAACTTTGAAATCTATTTTGGCTTCTGTTGAACCAAACACTGTCAAGATTGAATTACACCATCCAACATCAGATGAATTGTACATTCATGGTATCAAATCTTCTGTGGCTACTatcaagaaagaaattgaaaatgttttAACCGATGCTAAAGAGTTTGGTAATGAATACACTACCACTATTCAAGTACCATCACAAGTTCTTTCAAGATTGATTGGTAAAAATGGTGccaatttaaatcaaattagaAATGAATTTGGTACTAGAATTGATGTCCCCCTTGAAAAAGATGAATCAAAagataaatcatcaaccaAAACTGAAGTGACAATCATTGGGGTTAAAAGAAATGTTGAAGAGACCAAGACTAAAGTTGCAACATTGGCCAAAAAATGGGCTGATGAAACTTTAGTCAGATTAAGAATTGAAAGTCAATATCATAGAAGAATGATTGGACCCCGTGCTGTGTACATCAATCGTTTACAAGATAAATATAATGTCAAAATTAGATTCCCATCAGAGAATTCGATCAATTTTGCTGATGCACCAAATTCTAAAGATGAAGTTACTATTAAAGGTCCATCTAAAGGTGTTGCTAaagcagaagaagaattgaaagaattatatgcttttgaaaaagaaaatgggtttaaacaaattattcaaattccATTAAAGGCAATTGCTAGAGTTATAGGTAAATCTGGTGAAACCATTAATGATATTGCTGATGGTACTGGTATTGAATATACTTTTAACCGTGAAAGTGAAGAAAGTAAAGGATATTCTGAAGTTGAATTAACTGGTTCCAAATCAGCTTTAAAAGAAGCTATTAGTaaaattcaagaaattattgatgaagtagaaaattttgtttctcGTTCTATTAAAGTTGAACCAATTTATCATCGTGATTTAATTGGTCCTGGTGGTTCTATTATGAAAGAAATCATTTCTAAAGCTGGTGGTGATGAAGTGCCAAGAAATAgacaatataaattattaaacatCCCCAATGAAGGTTCTGGTAGTGATGAAGTTACATCTCAAGgtgataaaaaaattgttgataaaatcattgatgcaattgaaaaaattattgaagaaaaaagagCTTCTATTActcaagaaattgatttaccTAAAGAGAAACATAGATTAATTATTGGTCCAAATGGTACTATTCGTCATTCATTACAATCTGAATTTGGTGTTACTATCGAAATTCCTAGACCAAATGATGAATCCACTGtaattaaaatcattggATTACCAGAAAAAATCGAAAATGCCAAAATCAagattgaagaattaacaAAAGATGATTGGAATGAATCTATTGATGTTCCAGTAATTTATCATGCTTTGGTTAGTGAAAGAGGTgccattttcaaaaaattaaagaatgattttaatgttgaaattgttcaTGGAAATTTCACAAGATTAGCCAATAAATTATCTACTGCATCAATCCCAACCCCACCAGAATCAGCCTATCCTCAAAAAGATGgagaattatttaaatttaccATTGTTGACGCAAATGATTCTGCTACCACTGCCACCTCAGAAGAAATAATTCCTTGGAGATTAAAAGGTTCAGAAGAAGCCACAGCCAAGGCAgctaaatttattaatgaaagaTTAGATTTAGCCAAGAAttctaaatcaattggatgGTTTTATGCTTCACAACCATCAGTTTTCTCCAAAGTAATTGGACCACAAGGTTCTAAAGTTAATCAAATTAGAAAGAAATCAAACACATTTATTACTGTTCCTAGAGCTACTACTGATAAAAACGCTGctaattttatttatttagttggtgatgaagataatttgaatattgccaaaaaggaaattgaaaatttgttgtAAATAGATTGATGTACTTTGATTAGTATTATAGTTAAAGTTTAGGTGTATTTGAATGAAAttctcaaaaaaaaaaaaaaaaaaaaaaaaaaagaattagatTTTGCAACGTTTCAATCATTGGTTATATACTGTAACGCAATCCCACTTGCCCCTCCTAgattttaaataaaaaaatttctcttcatgatttggtttggtttggtttccatttattcatttttcttcttgtgtcacaaaaaataaaaggtTGCGAAAATGCCataaattacaacaatCCACGTGACTCAAATGGAACCAAGtatccaataataataactatGTAATatccatccatccatcACTAAGCACACGACCGaccaaatttatttctttttttttttttttttttcttgtgaATAAAATGCAAAacatcatttttattattattatgaatGTTTATTATACGATTAAGAGAAAGAATTACCACAAGTTTGGCGATACCATGCCTTTACTTTGTTAGTTCATCTATAGTGTGTttgttaagaaaaagaaaaaggaaaaaggaAAATCTTGGTCTTTTATCTTGTATCTTTTATCTTGCTTCAAATGTCTCAgtttataattaattaattacctaccaagaaaaaaaaagaagaattggtgCCATTCatgtaaattatttattgtgGTTGCACATTTATTATACGTTCCAGACCacagtttttgttttttttgttttttttgtttttttttggttagGGTACTTCAACAACGCCttgattaaattgatttgactATTAATTgtataatgaaaaattgagaaaacaattggaaattgataattattaatgtgATATTCATATTATACGGATAAGAATAAGGAgtaagaaagaagaaagagaaacggcattttatcaaaaaacCAATTTAACTCACAAACTACACTTTTTCCCTTTGATTTGGGACAGATGGTAAATCTGAGCCTGTTTAGCAATTCAAGTGGTTGTATCTAAAACggataataattcttcaattaatatatatatatatatatacatatattatattcGCCGTAGGATAAGAATATATAGGtgattcatttttatattcatcatcatcatcagtaCGCCACAATAATGACAatttaaatctttaaaTGGCAAAGAGagagacaaaaaaaaaaaaaaagaaatttttttttcttcttcttgtttgccttattttttttttttttaattatggGTAGCATCTTAGCAGCTAAgtcattattgttgttagacaaaaaaaaaaaaaaaaaagagaatacTTATAAAAGTAACATAAAGTTCCCAATCTCTTAATATTTTAGATCTTTCTGGTTTGTCCCTCcttctcctcctcctccccTTTTTCCCTCTTGAGAAGTcttatcattttttttaatcaattatacCCCCCACCATTACTATACCATTACTATACCATATATACAAAcacaatattttcaaatggGTTTAACTGATTTATATAAACCTCAGGCAAGTCCGGAGAAGAAATCAGATACTAACACTGATAATTTGAGTGAATATTCTACTGATCATGAAATAGAAGCTGGGGTTCAATTGGATCAAAATGTTAAACAAATTGGTATAATTTCCGCCActtttcttattattaatcGATGTATTGGTGCTGGTATT
This is a stretch of genomic DNA from Candida dubliniensis CD36 chromosome 1, complete sequence. It encodes these proteins:
- a CDS encoding RNA-binding, G protein protein, putative (Similar to S. cerevisiae SCP160;~Similar to C. albicans SCP160); the protein is MPTPAEIIAARLNRADTTQDGYEQEQEQEEEEELVTSTETTSSTNAKPSITDETAFPTLGGKKSASPVISNTGSASTWGPSMKTPVRSSTASPVPTPVQHATPKTTNGIKSKVSTIQEAFSLDVEDQLNVARPEFIKILTFVKQETKTNIECTTSQHTKKRTFLITGRPDEVKLAKRLVIKKLTKPVKISFNIPAKLRSRVIGQGGKTLKPIIQANEVKIEIGDQIEGEDTGDDETQEEEKEEKEEEKEEEEEDIFSKTVQVTIDGDVEGSKRAKNAILAIVKEETKNLSAKVPVNETIKPFAIKELKSIVDKFPTLEFAIPDYKSNRHTIVIVGERELVLEAKPEVKAALEKLSNKVVIEEVPIPKIKQQFLPIEQVFNEHNVLIQLPKDGEGKVKFIGDKKKIPGAQASAKKTTSQYKVEILDMSKAHKGNLKHVKAVASVLTKTGVFDEIAKTNDVTIHVPSNKDLVTSATIPIEIVSKNDDEHIKIAKKAIVNQVNKITPDLTKNIEDIDEFLLNKVDETIKDISKQQSVEYVILGKIITLFNFQQSNEDAEDFDDVSDPDSAFKKVDEALNKLRELATNLTNVTLSITSKEQDQISGPRGTTLKSILASVEPNTVKIELHHPTSDELYIHGIKSSVATIKKEIENVLTDAKEFGNEYTTTIQVPSQVLSRLIGKNGANLNQIRNEFGTRIDVPLEKDESKDKSSTKTEVTIIGVKRNVEETKTKVATLAKKWADETLVRLRIESQYHRRMIGPRAVYINRLQDKYNVKIRFPSENSINFADAPNSKDEVTIKGPSKGVAKAEEELKELYAFEKENGFKQIIQIPLKAIARVIGKSGETINDIADGTGIEYTFNRESEESKGYSEVELTGSKSALKEAISKIQEIIDEVENFVSRSIKVEPIYHRDLIGPGGSIMKEIISKAGGDEVPRNRQYKLLNIPNEGSGSDEVTSQGDKKIVDKIIDAIEKIIEEKRASITQEIDLPKEKHRLIIGPNGTIRHSLQSEFGVTIEIPRPNDESTVIKIIGLPEKIENAKIKIEELTKDDWNESIDVPVIYHALVSERGAIFKKLKNDFNVEIVHGNFTRLANKLSTASIPTPPESAYPQKDGELFKFTIVDANDSATTATSEEIIPWRLKGSEEATAKAAKFINERLDLAKNSKSIGWFYASQPSVFSKVIGPQGSKVNQIRKKSNTFITVPRATTDKNAANFIYLVGDEDNLNIAKKEIENLL